One window of Acropora palmata chromosome 1, jaAcrPala1.3, whole genome shotgun sequence genomic DNA carries:
- the LOC141879663 gene encoding uncharacterized protein LOC141879663 produces the protein MDSDEDLPDLDDEFSSELFPDQIALDLGTAPVQGSLGFVNYDESTYQQLTSDRDDLRQRYESERRERERLQIKFQQEHDQTMFFEEMLSALSRNISSYEGDVQALRHENGHLKSQFEQLRSSMLTSMSSPSAQMTKVDSSDEHDLGQRVTLVASTVDQFAPTSGSSDIYKQEVTALAQENELFKQMIDLIDKQEQSKVALEENIISVPSNRKQEWLEHDDDARLEREKDQLEERIRELERSRDEQEKIIDEIQTKAEENLRMYKKETKGLESELLSQTSTIDNYEIQLSQMKQLHDMEILTLEERLEAEININKDLQTQNSEIERDARRLEEEGRELLIKIEGAYQAETEAIEEKATLEETYAREIVKLRRTMEEEVQAKTYLSMEIERLMAEVDESERIRKDMEARFLQETQDLKIRFHKEQEASSSIKDSAVNHVMHPNSMQQARLGSQRFPGETDHDMLTDDEEWKMKLNEEVRRREALEEENKKLLYQINDILEQNVSGGAIVKAKVENNSVNSKVGKVGHCTANSQKGQDLEAEIDSLKEKCRVLEKDARRKKELEIENAELCKEIEELSTKKNEMALKQKELMRELDNSLSSMTQIEDKNRSLTEEANTLSGKIRQMEYSFKNEKEDLMRSYTKDNSLQINELLTEKESVERKYNEQVKRGKTLAANIDSLETRIRELERTNERLERTRSEDANRLTEELNFERGRVGTLKADLDKSVEAFQRQTEQLEAALYENKRRYEEEVKKLEEEKHRIRGDLLKEKETYKRLFEEERQSLERRINEVQTKLGQRNATPDRVGKSAESYNSGNNESISNDTDLRKELNILKTKNKELRETLKDIERKHLREIEDLEYNSKQKMMKVKREIEEDYRQKKDSFEKQSTQLKKVDSEEKSALIADQVIEQGPFPENNSFEQVGDLIKFHNEQMDELKGHMKLQLESFDNEKQNFQRQLQEERQTTLRNKMKESSVLRNTVKKLTEEVKRLRQEKEILGNKLKKSSASSKRWANELTEKVAKISNECEWLRREKEGAQKSVFDLRRKLNSAQVRIYDVEKKHHEEIHLLEVKFDVKKRELDQSIATAETKLRDGMHIEYKALVNKEKGMYEGTMNALRKEIVSLQEQRHQLQTKLTSTQSRSSQASYNLIMKKSSSSGQSFNKSSFGTDSMLFGLRQMEGKMRDLEREVETLKREKTEIKVRFRQEKIQIQSECDQQVVTLEEKYRKQIEGLKRRFRDSTMQVQSSLFTKWERSPRSSPYSSKAADLALDQDFTVDRVSGPLASEMSMLKDRMDDIEERQTRSLKAKNWKTAANVRFSSSPERGRDQRRILRRLSSSMQELSSTPHLSSGPFVNSSGALSSESVVNVSKAKNYRASSLSQSQGDLRLIGKDSGSRDDHLLKMNHWSSSSVTHENQEIVTAQIQSLLRGRALNRFGASKTNGVIPSRNSFQSQRYSVPSVGIEGGFSQERKGGSGGLSIGRNSTSEVRRLYSDSGVQQVMIGPQSDGPSLLNSSQYRAQGKSNASVGIVHAKNSQWKSPNQAMATEASYRSHSGTTAVLLRDQVSVDVVGNSELNRPIVSLSTADLGKSVLSERKPETIEIIGTGSGETQTIALGSDSQMSESESRLSYELHESFTKQNNSDGPIAANHISNEVPKTEHSDSFVSAPCKSLSEDVTNDAED, from the exons ATGGACTCTGATGAGGATTTGCCAGATCTTGATGATGAGTTCTCCAGCGAGCTTTTTCCCGACCAAATAGCCCTTGACTTAGGGACAGCTCCTGTTCAAGGAAGCCTTGGATTTGTTAATTATGACGAAAGCACCTATCAACAGCTGACAAGCGATCGAGACGATCTGCGGCAAAGATACGAAAGCGAGcgaagagagagagaaagactACAGATAAAGTTCCAGCAAGAACATGACCAAACGATGTTCTTTGAGGAAATGTTGTCTGCTCTGTCAAGGAACATATCGAGCTACGAAGGGGATGTGCAAGCATTACGACATGAGAACGGCCATCTTAAATCACAATTCGAGCAGTTGAGGTCGTCCATGCTAACTTCAATGAGTTCACCTTCCGCGCAGATGACAAAGGTTGACTCGAGTGATGAACATGATCTTGGTCAGCGTGTTACCTTGGTGGCCAGCACAGTGGACCAATTTGCGCCAACTTCAGGGAGCTCTGACATTTACAAGCAAGAAGTCACCGCCTTGGCACAGGAAAATGAACTATTTAAACAAATGATTGATTTAATAGACAAACAGGAACAAAGCAAAGTTGCGCTGGAGGAAAATATAATATCTGTACCGAGCAACAGAAAGCAAGAGTGGCTTGAACATGACGACGATGCTAGGCTTGAAAGGGAAAAAGATCAACTTGAAGAACGCATCAGGGAATTGGAGAGATCGCGCGATGAACAAGAGAAGATTATTGATGAAATTCAGACCAAGGCCGAGGAAAATTTGAGGATGTACAAAAAGGAGACTAAGGGTTTAGAAAGTGAATTGCTATCGCAAACATCCACTATTGATAACTACGAAATACAACTATCCCAGATGAAACAATTGCACGACATGGAAATTCTGACATTGGAAGAGAGGCTCGAGGCTGAAATTAATATAAACAAAGACCTTCAAACTCAAAACAGTGAAATTGAGCGCGATGCTCGCAGGTTGGAGGAAGAAGGGCGGGAACTTCTTATCAAGATAGAAGGAGCTTACCAAGCAGAAACAGAAGCTATCGAAGAGAAAGCCACCTTGGAGGAAACATATGCGCGAGAAATAGTGAAACTGCGACGCACCATGGAAGAGGAAGTGCAAGCGAAAACGTACTTATCTATGGAAATTGAACGCCTAATGGCTGAGGTTGACGAGTCTGAGAGAATTCGAAAAGACATGGAGGCTCGATTTCTTCAGGAAACACAAGATTTAAAGATCCGCTTTCATAAAGAGCAAGAAGCTTCTTCGAGCATCAAGGACTCAGCTGTTAATCATGTAATGCACCCAAACTCGATGCAGCAAGCTCGTCTAGGCTCTCAGCGATTCCCCGGTGAAACTGATCATGACATGTTGACTGACGATGAggaatggaaaatgaaacttaaCGAAGAAGTGAGGAGAAGAGAAGCTCTTGAAGAAGAGAATAAAAAGCTTCTGTATCAGATCAATGATATACTGGAGCAAAATGTAAGTGGAGGAGCGATCGTCAAAGCCAAGGTTGAAAACAATAGTGTCAATTCAAAGGTTGGTAAAGTTGGACATTGTACTGCAAATTCTCAAAAAGGACAGGATCTAGAAGCTGAGATAGATAGccttaaagaaaaatgccGAGTTCTCGAGAAAGATGCCAGGAGAAAGAAAGAGCTTGAGATAGAGAATGCTgaactttgtaaagaaattgaagagcTGTCCACCAAGAAGAACGAAATGGCCCTGAAGCAGAAAGAATTAATGAGAGAACTGGACAATTCATTGTCGTCTATGACACAAATTGAGGATAAAAATAGGAGTCTTACAGAAGAAGCCAACACTCTTTCAGGGAAAATTCGACAAATGGAGTACAGTTTCAAAAACGAGAAAGAAGATTTGATGAGAAGCTACACCAAAGACAATTCGTTGCAAATCAACGAACTCTTGACCGAGAAAGAGTCGGTGGAACGAAAATACAACGAACAAGTAAAAAGAGGCAAAACGCTAGCGGCCAACATAGATTCTTTGGAAACAAGAATTCGTGAGTTGGAAAGAACAAACGAACGCCTTGAAAGAACGAGAAGTGAGGATGCTAATCGTTTGACGGAAGAGTTGAACTTTGAGAGAGGTAGAGTCGGAACTCTGAAAGCTGACTTGGATAAAAGCGTTGAAGCATTTCAAAGGCAGACGGAACAACTTGAGGCGGCCTtgtatgaaaataaaagaaggtATGAAGAGGAAGTAAAGAAGttggaagaagaaaaacatcGAATCCGAGGCGACCTGCTTAAGGAGAAGGAGACGTATAAAAGGCTTTTTGAAGAAGAGAGACAGTCATTGGAAAGGCGGATAAATGAAGTTCAGACAAAACTTGGGCAGCGAAACGCGACCCCTGATCGGGTCGGAAAGTCGGCAGAAAGCTATAATTCCGGTAACAATGAAAGCATCTCAAATGACACAGATCTGAGGAAAGAGTTGAATATTCTTAAAACCAAGAATAAAGAGCTGAGAGAAACGCTTAAAGACATAGAAAGAAAACATCTTCGAGAAATTGAAGACTTGGAGTATAACAGCAAACAAAAGATGATGAAAGTTAAACGAGAAATTGAGGAAGACTACAGACAAAAGAAGGATTCCTTCGAAAAGCAAAGCACTCAATTGAAGAAGGTAGACTCTGAAGAGAAAAGCGCTTTGATAGCGGATCAGGTTATTGAGCAAGGACCCTTTCCAGAGAATAATTCGTTTGAGCAAGTGGGCGATCTGATTAAATTCCATAATGAGCAGATGGATGAGCTAAAAGGACACATGAAGCTTCAACTGGAATCCTTCGACAACGAAAAGCAGAACTTTCAAAGACAATTGCAAGAAGAGAGACAAACCACGTTGCGAAACAAGATGAAGGAAAGTTCAGTACTTCGAAACACCGTCAAAAAACTTACAGAGGAGGTAAAAAGGTTGAGgcaggaaaaagaaattctcGGAAACAAGCTGAAAAAGTCAAGCGCAAGTAGCAAGAGATGGGCAAACGAGCTTACTGAGAAAGTTGCGAAAATCAGTAATGAATGCGAATGGCTTCGAAGAGAGAAAGAAGGTGCTCAAAAATCAGTCTTTGACTTAAGAAGAAAACTGAATTCCGCTCAAGTAAGAATATATGACGTTGAGAAAAAGCATCACGAGGAGATACACCTGTTGGAGGTTAAATTTGATGTCAAGAAAAGAGAGCTAGATCAGTCCATAGCAACAGCAGAGACCAAGCTAAGAGATGGTATGCACATAGAGTACAAAGCCTTAGTAAATAAGGAAAAAGGAATGTACGAGGGTACAATGAATGCCTTGAGGAAAGAAATAGTTTCCCTGCAAGAGCAGAGACATCAACTCCAAACGAAACTAACTAGTACCCAGAGTAGGAGTTCCCAGGCTTCTTACAACCTAATTATGAAGAAATCCTCGTCAAGTGGACAATCGTTTAACAAGTCCTCATTTGGCACAGACTCCATGCTTTTTGGCTTAAGACAGATGGAAGGTAAGATGCGTGACCTGGAACGAGAGGTGGAAACGTTAAAGAGAGAAAAGACCGAAATTAAAGTTCGCTTCAGACAGGAGAAAATTCAGATTCAATCCGAATGTGATCAACAAGTAGTGACACTTGAGGAAAAATACAGAAAGCAGATTGAGGGGTTAAAGCGAAGGTTTCGTGACTCTACAATGCAAGTGCAGTCGTCGCTGTTTACGAAATGG GAACGTTCTCCTCGTTCTTCTCCATACTCATCTAAAGCAGCAGACCTAGCATTGGACCAGGATTTCACAGTTGACAGAGTAAGTGGCCCTTTGGCAAGCGAGATGAGCATGCTCAAGGATAGAATGGACGACATAGAAGAACGCCAGACTCGATCtcttaaagcaaaaaattggAAG ACTGCAGCCAACGTTCGATTTTCGTCAAGCCCAGAAAGAGGTCGCGATCAAAGACGTATCTTGCGAAGGCTGTCATCCTCAATGCAGGAACTGAGTTCAACTCCTCATTTGTCAAGTGGGCCTTTTGTAAACTCCAGTGGTGCACTTAGCTCTGAGAGTGTTGTCAACGTAAGCAAGGCAAAGAATTATAGGGCTTCCTctctgagccaatcacaagGTGATCTCCGTCTCATTGGAAAAGATTCCGGGTCGAGAGATGATCACCTCCTAAAAATGAACCATTGGAGCTCCTCTTCCGTAACACATGAGAACCAGGAAATTGTAACAGCCCAGATTCAATCACTCCTTCGGGGAAGAGCCTTGAATCGGTTTGGCGCTTCAAAAACTAACGGGGTCATACCTTCGAGAAACTCTTTCCAAAGTCAACGGTACTCTGTGCCATCAGTTGGTATCGAAGGAGGTTTTTCCCAAGAAAGGAAGGGTGGATCGGGTGGTCTGTCCATTGGACGTAATAGTACCAGTGAGGTCCGTCGACTGTATTCTGATTCAGGTGTTCAGCAAGTGATGATAGGACCTCAGTCGGATGGACCTTCGCTTCTCAATAGCTCACAATACAGAGCTCAGGGCAAGTCCAACGCCTCAGTTGGAATTGTGCACGCAAAAAACTCCCAATGGAAGAGCCCCAATCAAGCCATGGCGACTGAAGCCTCTTATCGAAGTCATTCTGGCACTACTGCAGTTTTGCTTCGCGATCAAGTCTCTGTGGATGTTGTTGGAAACTCTGAATTGAACAGGCCCATCGTATCCTTGTCGACTGCAGACCTCGGGAAAAGCGTATTGTCTGAGAGGAAACCTGAGACAATTGAAATCATCGGTACTGGATCAGGGGAAACGCAGACAATTGCACTTGGCTCTGATTCACAAATGTCGGAATCAGAAAGTCGTCTATCTTATGAATTGCATGAAagttttacaaaacaaaataacagtGATGGACCAATagcagccaatcacatcagtAACGAGGTACCAAAAACGGAGCACTCCGATAGCTTTGTTTCTGCTCCTTGTAAATCGCTTTCTGAGGACGTTACAAACGATGCGGAGGATTAA